One window from the genome of Fulvivirga lutea encodes:
- a CDS encoding Ig-like domain-containing protein, which produces MRILSTHFKPLLAALLVFVMHLSWAQDPSSSMPADNGTNVNVQPGSIQFNWSIPYQVSGVSANLDKVYLRRSGNATNITTFSYGDNLRTLTMTPFLGLSTADLASQLDPFTTYELVATGFDNINFDKIADIYNENTGEWGSWTPKSDGTLLTFSTGADNVNPSLIKQLPVAGATNVATSSNVLLTFDEVVVAGTGNIELRRFSDDAVIQTIAIGSASFSQNTSPLPRTTITVPLTTLTNSTQYYVHIPAGVIKDDSNNNFAGITNKSYSFTTGIGDNVAPQVVDYLPANGAQNVSLTQTQIIVNYDEDVIVGSGSAELRDEANNLIGSFTPTIASGNLRFSIISVLPLDPGTTYTLYIPTGVGQDLANNPTPELTLNTYQFTTTIPPTVAGLTPANNTSGVSPSINSLTVTYSEPIFFNPDGSGGNVYIYQGVSLIKNYPMNGSSPDIIFDGLDMHINNLPALAPNTTYEVRLTGALSTYVDADGNRIPNIDPGEWTFTTGTGAPVRQSLSPALSATDVSTTTRNFTISFDIPIQVSSDNSLIAGIDNLDDAVGTPTYFNPNDAAVSVNGNSLTITTNQDLDPDANYGIFFESGFIESTSGVPYTGNQFYAQWSFRSAAASDVTPPTVTSFNPANNATNVPTDISSMTITFDESVRLASSPGLAGINYFFELRNFTDGNILVKSFDLSSSEATFSGNTLTLNNLPILLPNVNYWVRYWTTTTGKPIEDLAGNKLANIIDNTILNFTTEAAEPIVNIPDANLKAYLVGNSSINTNADSEIQVSEATAFTGQIWTPSAGITDATGIEAFTSLDRINLSDNAINAIDLTANTALTGIYLDNTGISTIDVTNQSGLTFLWLRNNNLMSINVANNPNLQELRLDNNQISSINVSTNTMLDELGVLGNGMSTLNVTMLSNLVNLYAQNNNLSGIDLSNNALLSALELNDNNLSTLDLSNNPDLYYVILSNNSLTSLDMRNGTNSNIGTADFSITGNPNLSCVQVDDVTYANTNWTNKDAGTSFALNCDPIVNIPDTNFKAYLVGSSSINTNSDAEIQVSEAEAFAGEIQIFNGGITDLTGIEAFVNLTRLIVSGGNNGKLSSVNISSLDQLEYLGLNAHNLTSIDVSNNLNLTTLSLSDNPITNLNLSNNSALTSLALLRCSSLTQLDLSSNTNLTAINILGVGLDNLDLSNNLLLSDITIDFNNFSSFDLSIFPNLVFFSADGNNLENLDFSNNPNLNEVILNDNILTGLNFDNNPSMEFIYLSNNNLQSLSIKNGNNTILQDLELINNPNLSCVEVDDVTYFENNFSGTVDAGLSFSIDCNADVTPPSIVSLNPLDNATSVPINTNLVITFDEPIFAVPSSLNLIRLVDFDTDDAVESFDPENNGDGRVTISGNTITLNPTNDLDYDKQYYILINDNVLQDAAGNAVPEIFDNTTWNFTTEAAPVVDETPPSIVSLNPLDNATSVPINTNLVITFDEPIFAVPSSLNLIRLIDFDTDDSVESFDPENNGDGRVTISGNTITLNPTNDLEYGKQYYILINDNVLQDAAGNTVPEVFDNTTWNFTAVKGNQTITIDPIADKLVSDAPFEVSASTTSNLALTYAIQSGPAIISGNTITLDGTTGTVVVAVSQAGNANYNPATATTSFNVTDPSKTDQTITFNALTAKTFGDADFDLTASASSNLTVSYTSSNTSVATVSGNTVSIVGAGTTVITAFQTGNETFNPAQEVQQELVVNKANQTITIDPIADKLTTDAAFEIVASTTSNLALSYAVISGPASNVGSTITLDGTIGAVVVEVSQDGNSNYNASSAQISFDVVDQPDKQDQTITFEALADVAFGDPDFELTATASSGLAVTYTSSDESVATVNGSTVTIIGAGTTAITATQEGDDDFNAAVPVEQVLTVNKAAQTITFNEIEDQFMEAEILELSATSSSGLIVEFNVASGPAFLNGTTLIFDGIGEVTVEAIQPGNENFESAVVSRTFEIISVTSTSVRDIEPVSIYPNPANNQIMLTGTIDQTAKIFISDMKGNLVRQIEPKLTESIDVSDLNNGVYLILIKGENQQMIRFIKE; this is translated from the coding sequence ATGCGAATATTATCAACTCATTTTAAACCACTGCTTGCAGCTCTTTTAGTTTTTGTAATGCATTTGTCTTGGGCACAAGACCCAAGTTCATCCATGCCAGCAGATAACGGCACCAATGTGAATGTTCAGCCGGGATCGATTCAATTTAATTGGAGTATTCCTTACCAAGTATCTGGTGTTAGTGCCAATCTGGACAAGGTATATCTAAGGAGATCTGGAAATGCTACTAATATTACCACCTTTAGTTATGGGGATAACCTAAGAACCCTGACAATGACGCCATTCCTGGGTTTATCAACGGCTGATTTAGCCAGTCAGTTAGATCCATTCACCACGTATGAACTAGTTGCCACAGGTTTTGATAACATCAACTTCGATAAAATCGCGGATATATATAACGAAAACACAGGCGAATGGGGCAGTTGGACTCCTAAGAGTGATGGGACATTATTAACATTTTCCACTGGGGCGGATAATGTGAATCCAAGTTTGATAAAACAACTACCAGTTGCGGGAGCAACTAATGTAGCTACATCATCAAATGTTCTATTAACTTTTGATGAAGTGGTTGTAGCCGGTACTGGTAACATTGAATTAAGAAGATTTAGTGATGATGCGGTTATTCAAACTATCGCCATAGGCTCAGCTTCTTTCTCTCAAAATACCAGCCCATTGCCTAGAACCACTATTACGGTACCACTTACTACCTTGACCAATAGCACGCAATATTATGTGCATATACCTGCTGGTGTAATTAAAGATGATAGTAATAATAACTTCGCAGGAATAACTAATAAGAGTTATTCTTTTACCACAGGTATTGGTGATAACGTTGCTCCTCAGGTTGTAGACTATTTACCCGCTAATGGTGCACAAAATGTCTCTTTAACTCAAACACAGATTATTGTTAATTATGATGAGGATGTAATTGTAGGCTCTGGCTCTGCAGAATTAAGAGATGAGGCCAATAATTTAATTGGAAGTTTTACTCCAACGATCGCGAGTGGAAATTTGCGTTTTTCAATTATTTCAGTACTTCCACTAGACCCCGGTACAACATATACATTATATATACCGACTGGTGTAGGTCAGGATTTGGCTAATAATCCTACTCCTGAATTAACATTAAATACCTATCAGTTTACCACCACTATACCGCCTACGGTAGCGGGTCTAACTCCCGCAAACAATACAAGTGGGGTTTCTCCATCCATTAATAGCCTTACCGTTACCTATTCAGAACCAATTTTCTTTAATCCCGATGGCTCAGGTGGTAATGTTTATATTTATCAAGGTGTGAGCTTGATAAAGAACTATCCAATGAACGGCAGTTCGCCAGATATAATATTTGATGGGCTGGATATGCACATCAATAACTTACCGGCTTTAGCCCCAAATACTACATACGAGGTAAGATTAACAGGTGCGCTTAGTACTTATGTTGATGCAGATGGTAACAGAATACCTAACATCGATCCTGGTGAGTGGACATTTACCACAGGAACAGGAGCACCTGTAAGACAGTCTTTATCACCTGCTCTATCGGCCACTGATGTATCAACTACTACGAGAAATTTTACTATTTCATTTGATATTCCTATTCAAGTAAGTTCAGATAATTCATTGATAGCAGGTATAGACAATTTGGATGATGCTGTGGGTACACCTACATATTTTAATCCAAATGATGCTGCAGTTTCTGTAAATGGTAATTCTTTGACAATTACTACAAATCAGGATCTGGATCCCGATGCGAACTATGGAATTTTCTTTGAGTCTGGATTTATTGAAAGTACTAGTGGTGTGCCTTATACGGGTAACCAATTTTATGCTCAGTGGAGTTTTAGATCTGCCGCAGCATCTGACGTAACTCCCCCAACCGTAACTTCATTTAATCCTGCTAATAATGCCACAAATGTGCCTACGGACATCAGTAGTATGACGATCACTTTTGACGAGAGTGTAAGATTGGCTAGTTCTCCCGGACTTGCTGGAATAAATTATTTCTTTGAATTAAGAAATTTTACTGACGGAAATATCCTTGTAAAAAGTTTCGATTTGAGCTCCTCAGAAGCCACATTTTCTGGAAATACACTTACCCTCAATAATCTTCCTATTCTGCTACCAAATGTTAACTACTGGGTCAGATATTGGACAACAACTACAGGTAAGCCCATAGAAGATCTGGCAGGAAATAAACTAGCGAATATTATTGATAATACTATACTGAATTTTACTACAGAAGCAGCAGAACCTATTGTTAACATACCTGATGCGAATTTGAAAGCATATCTAGTAGGAAACTCTTCCATCAATACGAATGCAGACAGTGAAATTCAAGTGAGTGAAGCAACGGCTTTTACCGGGCAAATCTGGACACCTTCAGCAGGTATTACCGATGCTACAGGTATAGAGGCTTTTACATCCTTAGACCGAATTAATTTGTCTGATAATGCCATTAACGCTATTGATTTAACAGCAAATACTGCACTAACTGGCATTTACTTAGATAATACAGGTATTTCAACCATTGATGTCACTAACCAATCAGGTCTTACTTTCTTGTGGCTAAGGAATAATAACCTAATGTCTATTAACGTAGCTAATAATCCGAATCTTCAGGAGTTGCGCTTAGATAACAATCAGATTTCCTCAATCAATGTTTCAACCAATACTATGCTTGATGAATTAGGTGTTCTAGGAAATGGTATGAGTACATTAAATGTGACTATGCTTTCAAATCTTGTGAATTTATATGCGCAAAATAATAACCTAAGTGGTATTGATTTATCGAACAATGCTTTGCTCAGTGCATTGGAGTTAAATGACAATAATCTTAGTACTCTAGACTTATCAAACAACCCAGATTTGTACTATGTAATATTGTCAAATAATAGTCTCACATCTTTGGATATGCGAAATGGGACCAACAGCAATATTGGTACCGCTGACTTTAGCATAACTGGCAATCCTAACTTAAGCTGTGTGCAAGTCGATGATGTTACCTATGCCAATACCAACTGGACCAATAAAGATGCAGGAACAAGTTTTGCGCTAAACTGTGATCCGATAGTAAATATTCCGGATACTAATTTTAAAGCGTATTTGGTTGGCAGCTCTTCCATCAATACAAACAGTGATGCTGAAATTCAGGTGAGTGAAGCTGAAGCATTTGCAGGTGAAATTCAAATTTTTAATGGCGGAATAACAGACCTAACAGGAATAGAAGCTTTCGTTAATCTTACGAGATTAATCGTGTCAGGCGGGAATAATGGTAAACTTTCTTCAGTGAATATTAGCTCGCTCGATCAATTGGAATATTTAGGGCTTAATGCTCATAACCTAACTTCAATTGATGTGTCAAACAACTTAAATTTAACGACACTCTCATTATCAGATAATCCAATTACTAATTTAAATTTGAGTAACAATTCAGCCTTAACCTCTTTGGCTCTGTTGAGATGTAGTTCCCTAACTCAACTGGATCTCAGTAGTAATACTAACCTAACGGCAATTAATATTCTTGGTGTTGGACTTGATAATTTAGACTTGTCAAATAATCTATTGTTATCTGATATCACCATTGATTTCAACAATTTCTCATCATTTGATTTAAGCATATTTCCAAACCTTGTTTTCTTCTCTGCAGACGGCAATAATCTTGAAAATTTAGATTTTTCAAATAACCCTAATTTGAACGAGGTTATACTTAATGACAATATTCTTACAGGACTGAATTTCGATAATAACCCATCGATGGAATTCATTTATTTAAGTAACAATAATTTGCAGTCATTAAGTATTAAGAATGGAAACAATACCATTTTGCAAGATTTGGAATTAATAAATAACCCTAACCTTTCTTGTGTTGAAGTAGATGACGTAACATATTTTGAAAATAATTTCTCAGGGACTGTAGATGCGGGATTAAGTTTTTCAATTGACTGTAATGCTGATGTTACCCCTCCATCAATCGTGTCTTTAAATCCTTTGGACAATGCTACCTCTGTGCCAATCAACACCAACTTGGTAATCACGTTTGATGAACCAATATTCGCTGTTCCATCAAGCTTGAACTTAATTCGCTTAGTTGATTTTGATACCGATGATGCAGTTGAAAGTTTTGACCCAGAAAACAATGGAGATGGGCGTGTTACGATTTCTGGTAACACAATAACCTTGAATCCTACAAATGATCTCGATTATGACAAACAATATTATATTCTTATAAATGATAACGTGCTGCAAGATGCAGCAGGTAATGCAGTACCAGAGATATTTGATAATACCACATGGAATTTCACCACTGAAGCGGCACCGGTGGTAGACGAAACACCTCCATCAATTGTGTCTTTGAATCCTTTGGACAATGCTACATCTGTACCAATCAACACCAACTTGGTAATCACGTTTGATGAACCAATATTCGCTGTTCCATCAAGCTTGAACTTAATTCGCTTAATTGATTTTGATACAGATGATTCAGTTGAAAGTTTTGATCCTGAAAACAATGGAGATGGGCGCGTTACGATTTCGGGAAATACAATAACGTTAAACCCTACCAATGATCTCGAATACGGGAAACAGTACTATATTCTCATAAATGACAATGTGCTGCAAGATGCGGCAGGTAATACAGTACCAGAAGTATTTGATAATACCACCTGGAACTTTACAGCTGTTAAAGGAAATCAAACAATCACAATAGATCCAATAGCTGATAAATTGGTGTCCGATGCTCCATTTGAGGTATCTGCCAGCACTACAAGCAATTTAGCACTTACCTATGCCATTCAATCTGGTCCAGCGATTATCTCTGGCAATACAATTACATTGGATGGCACTACAGGTACCGTGGTGGTTGCAGTAAGTCAGGCGGGTAATGCCAACTATAACCCGGCAACAGCTACGACATCCTTTAATGTAACTGATCCTTCCAAGACAGATCAGACCATTACCTTTAATGCACTCACAGCTAAAACCTTTGGTGATGCCGATTTTGATCTAACGGCAAGCGCTAGTTCTAACCTCACAGTGAGCTATACAAGTTCTAATACATCTGTAGCTACCGTGAGTGGAAATACAGTAAGCATAGTAGGAGCAGGAACAACTGTAATAACTGCTTTTCAGACTGGAAACGAAACTTTTAATCCAGCCCAAGAAGTACAGCAAGAGTTGGTGGTTAATAAAGCAAACCAAACTATAACCATTGACCCAATTGCAGATAAGTTGACTACGGATGCTGCTTTTGAAATTGTAGCGAGCACTACCAGCAACTTAGCATTAAGCTATGCAGTAATCAGTGGCCCTGCCTCAAACGTTGGAAGTACGATTACTCTGGATGGCACAATTGGCGCGGTGGTAGTAGAAGTGAGCCAAGACGGTAACAGTAATTATAATGCATCCTCAGCTCAAATAAGTTTTGATGTGGTAGATCAGCCAGATAAACAAGATCAGACCATCACTTTTGAGGCTCTAGCAGATGTAGCATTTGGTGATCCTGACTTTGAATTAACAGCTACAGCAAGCTCAGGTCTGGCAGTAACTTATACAAGTTCAGATGAATCCGTGGCAACCGTGAATGGCTCAACGGTTACAATCATAGGAGCTGGAACAACGGCTATTACTGCTACACAAGAAGGCGATGATGATTTCAATGCAGCTGTACCGGTAGAGCAGGTGTTAACCGTCAATAAGGCCGCTCAAACTATTACTTTCAATGAAATAGAAGATCAGTTTATGGAAGCAGAGATACTGGAACTTTCTGCAACATCTTCTTCAGGTTTAATAGTGGAATTTAATGTAGCAAGTGGACCAGCATTTCTGAATGGAACTACACTCATTTTTGACGGGATAGGCGAGGTTACAGTAGAAGCAATTCAACCTGGTAATGAAAATTTTGAGTCGGCAGTAGTTTCCAGAACTTTTGAAATAATTTCCGTAACGAGTACATCTGTTCGTGATATAGAACCTGTTAGCATTTATCCTAATCCAGCGAATAATCAGATTATGTTAACAGGTACAATCGATCAAACAGCCAAAATATTCATTAGTGATATGAAAGGAAATTTAGTGCGACAAATTGAGCCTAAATTGACTGAAAGTATCGATGTGTCTGATTTAAACAATGGCGTCTATCTCATCTTAATAAAAGGCGAGAATCAACAGATGATAAGATTTATAAAGGAATAA
- a CDS encoding tetratricopeptide repeat-containing sensor histidine kinase, with translation MFRFGFVLVTTLLVQSVIHAQLPDSISLQIKNIPQKEDKVKFLLDYSDKALRTNSELHYALVREAQRIAQDLNEPGLLAMSEKRIAMNVQYQNQLDSARSLYLQILTKRGNDLDSSFIAEVYSEIGATYYYEANDKMALESWIKCFRIAEAVNNQALLARITNNIGATYGYLEDYKNAIYYINKAIGYKWQLGDTAALGSSYHNMGIYISELFSYDSARYFFKKSIVIKQKYDDQKGLAKTYNSLAVLYDNERKYDSALYMNTKALELDLAVGDSIAYSIDLGNRAEYYLKLGRYKDGISPAEQSIKLLKNVNAKSDMYKILAQLYEGNGQYKEASENWSKYAYLNDSIVSAEQEQSLQELQVKFDTELKETEIAKLESENEIQRLQQERDKQFRLLLVAVLAAVIIIALLLYRSYKKENASKKVLDTQNQELKELNFTKDRLFSIISHDLKSPLSSFHTITKSLTDNWERLEKEQLKSFVENLRDSSKEVHDMMDNLLRWALNQTGQLNYNPTELQVSAVLEDISNQLSVAAEANKITINRMFSSEVKLKADLDYLKIITRNILSNAIKFSNMGESIDILVEENEKESRISIKDRGVGMNSEQVKIILGETTSVHDIKNSDKKGTGLGITLSKELLNKMGGKLEVESEENKGTTFRLIFPKAA, from the coding sequence ATGTTTCGTTTTGGCTTTGTTTTAGTAACTACTTTATTGGTTCAGTCTGTAATTCATGCTCAATTACCAGATAGCATTTCCTTGCAGATTAAAAACATTCCTCAAAAAGAAGATAAGGTTAAATTTTTACTGGATTATTCAGACAAGGCACTTCGAACAAATTCAGAATTACATTATGCACTTGTAAGAGAAGCCCAAAGAATAGCACAGGATTTAAACGAGCCTGGTCTTTTAGCTATGTCTGAAAAACGGATTGCCATGAACGTGCAGTATCAAAATCAATTGGACTCTGCTCGCTCTCTTTACCTTCAAATTCTTACTAAACGTGGTAATGATTTAGACTCTTCCTTTATTGCTGAAGTGTACAGCGAAATAGGAGCTACCTATTATTATGAGGCTAATGATAAGATGGCATTAGAAAGTTGGATCAAGTGTTTTCGCATAGCTGAGGCAGTAAATAATCAAGCACTACTGGCCAGAATTACAAATAACATAGGAGCAACTTATGGATATTTAGAGGATTATAAAAACGCCATTTATTATATAAATAAGGCCATTGGCTACAAATGGCAATTAGGTGATACAGCAGCGTTGGGCTCATCATACCATAATATGGGTATTTATATTTCTGAACTGTTTTCTTATGATTCAGCCAGATATTTCTTCAAAAAGTCTATTGTTATAAAGCAAAAGTATGATGACCAAAAGGGCTTAGCAAAAACGTATAACAGTTTGGCGGTTTTGTATGATAATGAAAGGAAGTATGACTCAGCTTTATACATGAATACTAAAGCCTTGGAACTTGATTTAGCTGTTGGAGATTCCATTGCCTATTCGATAGATCTAGGCAACCGTGCTGAGTATTATTTAAAGCTGGGTCGGTATAAAGATGGAATATCCCCTGCAGAGCAATCCATAAAACTTCTAAAAAATGTGAATGCCAAAAGTGATATGTATAAAATTCTTGCTCAATTGTATGAAGGTAATGGTCAGTACAAGGAGGCGAGCGAAAATTGGTCAAAATATGCCTATTTAAACGATTCCATAGTTTCTGCGGAACAAGAACAGTCGTTGCAGGAGTTACAAGTGAAGTTTGACACCGAGTTAAAGGAAACTGAGATTGCTAAACTAGAAAGTGAAAATGAGATTCAGCGACTTCAGCAGGAACGCGACAAACAGTTTAGATTATTATTAGTGGCAGTGTTAGCTGCAGTAATAATCATTGCCTTGCTATTATATCGTTCTTATAAAAAAGAGAATGCCTCTAAGAAAGTTCTAGACACTCAAAATCAGGAATTAAAGGAACTAAACTTTACCAAAGACAGGCTTTTCTCAATTATCTCGCACGATCTAAAAAGTCCTCTCAGTTCATTTCATACCATAACTAAAAGCTTAACTGATAATTGGGAGAGACTAGAAAAAGAACAGCTGAAGTCATTCGTGGAAAATCTTCGCGATTCCTCTAAAGAAGTGCATGACATGATGGATAATTTACTCCGTTGGGCACTAAATCAAACTGGACAGTTAAATTATAATCCAACAGAACTGCAAGTGAGTGCCGTGCTGGAAGACATAAGCAATCAATTAAGTGTAGCTGCAGAAGCCAATAAAATCACCATAAACAGGATGTTTTCATCTGAAGTTAAGCTGAAAGCAGATTTAGATTATTTAAAAATCATCACGCGGAATATTTTAAGTAATGCTATAAAATTTTCTAATATGGGTGAATCGATAGATATACTTGTGGAAGAAAATGAAAAGGAAAGCAGAATTTCGATTAAAGATCGTGGGGTTGGCATGAACAGTGAGCAGGTTAAGATTATTTTGGGTGAGACAACTTCTGTTCATGATATCAAAAACTCTGATAAAAAAGGGACGGGCTTAGGCATTACCCTGTCAAAAGAATTGCTAAATAAAATGGGCGGCAAACTGGAAGTGGAAAGCGAAGAAAACAAAGGCACAACATTTAGGTTAATATTTCCAAAGGCTGCCTGA
- a CDS encoding response regulator produces MTYSIFIIDDHKIVRDGLKAILLGYPEYEVAGEAASGEEAKRKIENLNPDIVFVDLRLPDANGALLIQELIRLKPQSKFILLTAEPNALDLQRAQHAGASGFLGKDINSDEYIRAMAAVMAGKKYISQSFSHLLVEDASDLSIRELEILQLLADGLPYKQIADKLSISPRTVETHKNNLLKKLDVGTPIELVKKALKTGLIKG; encoded by the coding sequence ATGACCTACTCAATCTTTATTATAGACGATCATAAAATTGTACGTGATGGCTTAAAGGCTATTTTACTTGGTTATCCTGAGTACGAAGTGGCTGGAGAAGCAGCCTCCGGTGAAGAGGCAAAACGGAAAATCGAAAACTTAAATCCAGACATTGTATTTGTCGACCTGCGATTACCAGATGCCAATGGGGCTTTGTTAATTCAAGAGTTAATCCGTTTAAAGCCGCAATCTAAATTCATTCTATTAACAGCCGAACCAAATGCCCTTGACCTACAGCGTGCTCAGCATGCCGGAGCTTCGGGTTTTTTGGGTAAGGATATAAACAGTGACGAGTACATAAGAGCCATGGCCGCAGTAATGGCCGGAAAGAAATATATCTCCCAATCCTTCAGCCATTTACTTGTTGAAGACGCGTCTGATTTAAGTATAAGAGAATTAGAAATACTGCAATTATTGGCAGATGGCCTACCGTACAAACAAATAGCCGATAAACTGTCTATTAGCCCAAGAACTGTGGAGACCCACAAAAACAATCTTCTTAAAAAACTAGATGTAGGTACACCTATCGAACTGGTTAAGAAAGCATTGAAAACCGGATTAATTAAGGGGTAG